Proteins encoded in a region of the Leifsonia sp. PS1209 genome:
- a CDS encoding ParA family protein → MTRNDEVRTQLPGMDDASLAVPLGPTGRPLRPFPVPPALKGHGPARIIALCNQKGGVGKTTTSINLGATLAEYGRRVLAIDFDPQGALSAGLGAQTHDVTTIYDLLLSRSKDPAEAIQKTGVPGLDIIPANIDLSAAEVHLVNEVAREQILASVLRKVSGDYDVILIDCQPSLGILTVNALTAAHGVLIPLECEYFALRGVALLIETIDKVRERLNPAIELDGILATMYDSRTLHSREVLERVVDAFGDRVLETVISRTVKFPDASVAATPITQFAPEHSAAEAYRQLARELIARGAVA, encoded by the coding sequence GTGACGCGCAACGACGAGGTCAGAACCCAGCTTCCGGGCATGGATGACGCATCGCTCGCCGTGCCGCTCGGACCCACCGGCCGCCCGCTGCGGCCGTTCCCTGTGCCTCCCGCGCTGAAGGGTCACGGACCCGCGCGCATCATCGCCCTGTGCAACCAGAAGGGCGGCGTCGGCAAGACGACGACGAGTATCAACCTGGGGGCGACCCTGGCCGAGTACGGCCGCAGGGTGCTCGCGATCGACTTCGACCCCCAGGGTGCACTGTCCGCCGGTCTCGGCGCGCAGACCCACGACGTCACCACCATCTACGACCTCCTGCTCTCACGCTCGAAGGACCCGGCGGAGGCGATCCAGAAGACCGGCGTCCCCGGGCTCGACATCATCCCGGCCAACATCGACCTGTCCGCTGCGGAGGTGCATCTCGTCAACGAGGTCGCGCGCGAGCAGATCCTCGCCAGTGTGCTGCGCAAGGTGAGCGGCGACTACGACGTCATCCTGATCGACTGCCAGCCGTCGCTCGGCATCCTCACGGTGAACGCGCTGACCGCTGCACACGGGGTGCTCATCCCGCTGGAGTGCGAGTACTTCGCGCTACGCGGTGTCGCCCTGCTGATCGAGACGATCGACAAGGTGCGCGAGCGCCTCAACCCGGCCATCGAGCTGGACGGCATCCTGGCCACGATGTACGACTCCCGCACGCTGCACTCCCGCGAGGTCCTGGAGCGCGTGGTCGACGCGTTCGGCGACCGGGTGCTCGAGACGGTCATCTCGCGCACGGTCAAGTTCCCGGATGCGTCCGTGGCCGCCACCCCGATCACCCAGTTCGCTCCGGAGCACTCCGCGGCCGAGGCGTACCGCCAGCTCGCGAGGGAACTGATCGCGCGTGGTGCCGTCGCCTAG
- the scpB gene encoding SMC-Scp complex subunit ScpB, with the protein MTVDDVDTATQDEARPALPEGVAIERALEAILMVADEPMSVVTLATAVGAPVKRVRAAVDALVADFDGVDGGTRRGFELREVGGGWRIYVRPEFDPVVADYVLAQNPTKLSQAALETLAVIAYKQPISRGAIASIRAVNVDSVVRTLLGRGLITEMFTDSETGAINYGTTELLLTQLGINSIDELPKISPLLADGTDGFDGDVR; encoded by the coding sequence ATGACGGTTGACGACGTGGACACGGCGACACAGGACGAGGCACGGCCCGCTCTGCCGGAGGGCGTCGCCATCGAGCGCGCCCTCGAAGCGATCCTGATGGTGGCCGACGAGCCGATGAGCGTCGTCACCCTCGCCACCGCCGTCGGCGCACCCGTCAAGCGCGTCCGGGCAGCAGTGGATGCGCTGGTCGCCGACTTCGACGGAGTAGACGGAGGAACGCGCCGCGGTTTCGAGCTGCGCGAGGTCGGGGGAGGATGGCGCATCTACGTGCGGCCGGAGTTCGACCCCGTCGTCGCCGACTACGTGCTCGCCCAGAACCCCACCAAGCTCTCCCAGGCCGCTCTGGAGACGCTCGCCGTGATCGCATACAAGCAGCCGATCAGCCGCGGTGCCATCGCCTCCATCCGGGCGGTGAACGTCGACTCCGTCGTGCGCACGCTGCTTGGCCGCGGCCTGATCACGGAGATGTTCACCGACAGCGAGACCGGCGCCATCAACTACGGCACCACGGAGCTCCTGCTCACCCAGCTCGGCATCAACTCGATCGACGAGCTTCCCAAGATCTCCCCGCTGCTGGCGGACGGAACGGATGGATTCGACGGCGATGTCCGCTAA
- the xerD gene encoding site-specific tyrosine recombinase XerD → MTVEAAADSYLRHVSIERGLSANTVAAYRRDLGLYTQWLAEQQVTAPAEITTPMISAFTLHLGSRAESPLTSSSLARVLSTVRGFHRFLLDEGVVERDVAHEVKPPKLASRLPKAISVDQVSALLAATDGDSIASLRDKALLELLYATGARVSEAVNLNVDDVIDDDIVRLTGKGSKQRIVPLGSYARAAIDTYLVRARPTLSLKGRATPALFLGMRGARLSRQNAWLIIRAAAERAQLGVEVSPHTLRHSFATHLLAGGADVRVVQELLGHSSVATTQIYTLVTADTLRDVYTSAHPRAR, encoded by the coding sequence ATGACCGTCGAGGCGGCCGCCGACTCGTATCTGCGGCACGTCTCGATCGAGCGCGGGCTGTCGGCGAACACCGTCGCCGCGTACCGGCGCGACCTCGGCCTGTACACGCAGTGGCTGGCCGAGCAGCAGGTGACGGCCCCCGCGGAGATCACGACGCCGATGATCTCCGCGTTCACGCTCCACCTCGGTTCGCGCGCCGAGTCCCCGCTGACCTCGTCGTCGCTCGCCAGGGTGCTGTCCACGGTCCGCGGCTTCCACCGCTTCCTGCTCGACGAGGGCGTCGTCGAGCGGGACGTGGCGCACGAGGTGAAGCCGCCGAAGCTGGCCAGCCGCCTGCCGAAGGCGATCAGCGTCGACCAGGTCTCGGCGCTGCTCGCCGCGACGGACGGCGACAGCATCGCCTCGCTCAGGGACAAGGCGCTGCTCGAACTGCTCTACGCGACGGGCGCGCGCGTCAGCGAGGCGGTGAACCTCAACGTGGACGACGTGATCGACGACGACATCGTTCGCCTCACCGGCAAGGGCAGCAAGCAGCGCATCGTGCCGCTCGGCAGCTACGCCAGGGCGGCGATCGACACCTACCTGGTGCGCGCGCGCCCCACCCTCTCGCTGAAGGGCAGGGCGACGCCCGCCCTCTTCCTCGGGATGCGCGGGGCCAGGCTGTCCCGCCAGAACGCCTGGCTGATCATCCGGGCGGCCGCAGAGCGTGCGCAGCTCGGCGTCGAGGTCTCCCCGCACACGCTGCGCCACTCGTTCGCCACGCACCTGCTCGCCGGGGGAGCGGACGTGCGTGTCGTGCAGGAGCTTCTCGGCCACTCTTCGGTGGCGACGACGCAGATCTACACGCTCGTCACCGCTGACACCCTCCGCGACGTCTACACCTCGGCCCACCCCCGCGCCCGCTGA
- a CDS encoding ScpA family protein gives MVPSPSPAGEETQQPATFRVALGDFEGPFDLLLSLITKHELDITAISLSRVTDEFIAYLRALDSADSLDEASEFLLVAATLLDLKVAGLLPQGELVDAEDVALLEARDLLFARLLQYRAFKEASAWFQSGMEAEATRHTRSVRLEDKYRQRTPELVWTLTAEDFAAIATLALTPREIPVVGLDHLHAPLVSIREQAALVVGMLRSGETVTFRQLVAGADLKGVVIARFLAVLELYRHAAIAFEQLEPLGELTLRWTAEHWSEENLSNLGADYDG, from the coding sequence GTGGTGCCGTCGCCTAGCCCTGCCGGCGAGGAGACCCAGCAGCCGGCGACGTTCCGTGTCGCGCTCGGCGACTTCGAGGGCCCGTTCGATCTGCTGCTGTCGCTCATCACCAAGCACGAGCTCGACATCACCGCGATCTCGCTGAGCCGCGTGACGGACGAGTTCATCGCCTACCTGCGCGCGCTCGACTCCGCGGACAGCCTCGACGAAGCGAGCGAGTTCCTGCTCGTCGCCGCGACGCTGCTCGACCTCAAGGTGGCCGGCCTCCTCCCGCAGGGCGAGCTGGTGGATGCGGAGGACGTCGCCCTGCTGGAGGCCCGCGACCTGCTGTTCGCGCGGCTGCTGCAGTACCGCGCGTTCAAGGAGGCGTCCGCGTGGTTCCAGAGCGGCATGGAGGCGGAGGCGACCAGGCACACGCGCAGCGTCCGCCTGGAGGACAAGTACCGGCAGCGCACACCGGAGCTGGTGTGGACGCTGACCGCGGAGGACTTCGCGGCCATCGCGACGCTCGCGCTCACGCCCAGGGAGATCCCGGTGGTCGGGCTCGACCACCTGCACGCCCCGCTGGTGAGCATCCGGGAGCAGGCGGCGCTCGTGGTCGGGATGCTGCGATCCGGAGAGACCGTGACGTTCCGGCAGCTGGTGGCCGGCGCCGACCTCAAGGGGGTCGTGATCGCGCGGTTCCTCGCGGTGCTGGAACTGTATCGCCACGCGGCGATCGCGTTCGAGCAGCTCGAACCACTCGGTGAGCTGACGCTCCGCTGGACGGCGGAGCACTGGTCGGAGGAGAATCTGTCGAATTTGGGAGCGGACTATGACGGTTGA
- a CDS encoding NUDIX hydrolase: MAAELTDDPFSPEVVSSRTVFSGRVWDVRHETFRYNGDEIGRDFVDHTGAVAVLALDDDGRVLLIKQYRHPVRHRDWEIPAGLLDVRGEHPLDAAKRELAEEADFQADQWNVLSEFYTSPGGSDEAIRIYLARGLRPTAEAFDRFDEEADIEVRWVPLDEAVDAVLARRIQNPSLTIGVLAAHIGRQSGWSQLGAADLPWLRHPKLEA, from the coding sequence ATGGCGGCGGAGCTGACGGACGACCCGTTCTCGCCGGAGGTCGTCTCCTCGCGGACGGTCTTCTCCGGCCGGGTGTGGGACGTGCGGCACGAGACGTTCCGCTACAACGGCGACGAGATCGGCCGCGACTTCGTCGACCACACGGGTGCCGTCGCCGTCCTCGCTCTGGACGACGACGGCCGGGTGCTGCTCATCAAGCAGTACCGGCACCCCGTGCGGCACCGCGACTGGGAGATCCCGGCCGGTCTGCTCGACGTGCGCGGCGAGCATCCACTGGATGCCGCCAAGCGCGAGCTGGCAGAGGAAGCCGACTTCCAGGCCGACCAGTGGAACGTGCTCTCCGAGTTCTACACCAGCCCGGGCGGGAGCGACGAGGCGATCAGGATCTACCTCGCCCGCGGGCTGCGGCCGACCGCTGAGGCGTTCGACCGCTTCGACGAGGAGGCGGACATCGAGGTGCGCTGGGTGCCGCTCGACGAGGCGGTGGATGCTGTGCTCGCCCGCCGCATCCAGAACCCGTCGCTGACCATCGGCGTGCTGGCTGCGCACATCGGACGGCAGAGCGGCTGGTCGCAGCTGGGCGCGGCCGACCTGCCGTGGCTGCGGCACCCGAAGCTCGAGGCATGA
- a CDS encoding CTP synthase: MTKHIFVTGGVVSSLGKGLTAASLGNLLTARGLRVVMQKLDPYLNVDPGTMNPFQHGEVFVTDDGAETDLDIGHYERFLDINLGQSANVTTGQIYSNVIAKERRGEYLGDTVQVIPHITDEIKRRMRLQAQPGPDGELAPDVIITEIGGTVGDIESQPFIESARQVRHELGRKNCFFVHVSLVPFMNASGEQKTKPTQHSVAALRSIGIQPDALVLRSDRPVSESNKRKIALMCDVDESAVVNAVDVPSIYDIPTMLHDQGLDAYIIDQLGLDKADEVNWDGWSELLDAVHDPKHEVTIGLVGKYIDLPDAYLSVTEALRAGGFAHNTKVHLKWIASDECQTPEGAAAQLSDVDAICVPGGFGVRGIEGKLGALRFARENAIPALGLCLGLQCMVIEYARNEAGLGGASSSEFDPDTEFPVIATMAEQVEIIAGGDLGGTMRLGLYPALLADGSIVSELYGAPEASERHRHRYEVNNNYREQIADAGLWFSGTSPDGHLVEYVELPRDVHPFYVGTQAHPELRSRPNRAHPLFRGLVGAALERQKASMLFEVAADA; encoded by the coding sequence ATTACCAAGCACATTTTCGTGACGGGTGGTGTCGTTTCTTCGTTGGGCAAGGGTCTTACGGCCGCTAGCCTCGGCAACCTTCTCACTGCTCGCGGCCTTCGCGTCGTGATGCAGAAACTCGATCCGTACCTCAACGTCGACCCTGGAACGATGAACCCGTTCCAGCACGGCGAGGTGTTCGTCACAGACGACGGTGCGGAGACCGACCTCGACATCGGGCACTACGAGCGGTTCCTCGACATCAACCTCGGCCAGTCGGCCAACGTGACCACGGGACAGATCTACTCCAACGTGATCGCCAAGGAGCGCCGGGGCGAATACCTCGGCGACACGGTGCAGGTCATCCCGCACATCACCGACGAGATCAAGCGCAGGATGCGTCTCCAGGCCCAGCCTGGGCCGGACGGCGAGCTGGCCCCGGACGTCATCATCACCGAGATCGGCGGAACGGTCGGCGACATCGAGTCCCAGCCGTTCATCGAGTCGGCCAGGCAGGTGCGCCACGAGCTCGGCCGCAAGAACTGCTTCTTCGTGCACGTCTCCCTGGTGCCGTTCATGAACGCCTCCGGCGAGCAGAAGACCAAGCCGACCCAGCACTCCGTCGCCGCCCTCCGCTCCATCGGCATCCAGCCGGATGCGCTGGTCCTCCGCAGCGACCGCCCGGTCTCCGAGTCGAACAAGCGCAAGATCGCGCTGATGTGCGACGTCGACGAGAGCGCAGTGGTCAACGCCGTCGACGTGCCGAGCATCTACGACATCCCGACGATGCTGCACGACCAGGGCCTCGACGCGTACATCATCGACCAGCTCGGCCTCGACAAGGCCGACGAGGTCAACTGGGACGGCTGGAGCGAGCTGCTCGACGCCGTCCACGACCCCAAGCACGAGGTCACCATCGGCCTGGTCGGCAAATACATCGACCTCCCGGATGCGTACCTCTCGGTCACCGAGGCGCTGCGCGCAGGCGGTTTCGCGCACAACACCAAGGTGCACCTCAAGTGGATCGCCTCCGACGAGTGCCAGACCCCCGAGGGCGCGGCGGCTCAGCTGAGCGACGTGGATGCGATCTGCGTGCCCGGCGGGTTCGGCGTGCGCGGCATCGAGGGCAAGCTCGGCGCGCTGCGGTTCGCCCGTGAGAACGCCATCCCGGCCCTCGGCCTGTGCCTCGGTCTGCAGTGCATGGTCATCGAGTACGCCCGCAACGAGGCCGGTCTCGGCGGAGCGTCGTCGTCGGAGTTCGACCCGGACACCGAGTTCCCCGTCATCGCGACGATGGCGGAGCAGGTGGAGATCATCGCGGGCGGCGACCTGGGCGGCACCATGCGCCTCGGCCTCTACCCGGCACTCCTCGCCGACGGCTCCATCGTCTCGGAGCTCTACGGTGCGCCCGAGGCGTCTGAGCGTCACCGCCACCGCTACGAGGTGAACAACAACTACCGCGAGCAGATCGCGGACGCCGGCCTGTGGTTCTCCGGAACGTCGCCGGACGGTCACCTGGTCGAGTACGTCGAGCTTCCGCGCGACGTGCACCCGTTCTACGTCGGCACCCAGGCGCATCCCGAGCTGCGGTCGCGCCCGAACCGTGCGCACCCGCTGTTCCGCGGGCTCGTCGGTGCCGCCCTCGAACGGCAGAAGGCCAGCATGCTGTTCGAAGTCGCCGCGGACGCCTGA
- the recN gene encoding DNA repair protein RecN → MTENRGGIEEISIKDLGVIADASLPLGPGFTAITGETGAGKTMVVSALGLLLGERADTGAVRLGSAQAWVEGRWRIAESSDVVERVRDAGGDVDPVGGGGAELVLTRSVSSEGRSRAIVGGRSAPVSVLTELGGQLVVVHGQSDQIRLRSAVAQREALDRFAGPDFAAAVDAYAQVFHRWRDNRAELDELVADQDRRAREAEDLRIAMAEIEAVAPQPGEDDELAERAERLSNLEELRLAAASARELLSAEESEGADALGLLDSARRHLERVSEHDSALVAVAESVANANYLISDVAAQLSTYLATLDTDGARELEIVQDRRAELATLVRKYGPTLADVIGALDTGSGRLLELDGDSDRIEELRAEVEADAALAEQLADGLSAQRRSAAERLSTAVSDELTALAMADARVVVEVIQRDEFTAAGRDQVSILLQPHSGAEPRPLGKGASGGELSRVMLAIEVVIAGTDPVPTFIFDEIDAGVGGAAAIEIGRRLAKLAETSQVIVVTHLAQVAAFAGNHLTVVKGSDGSVTASSVRQLGGDERIAEMARLLSGLPDSESGLAHARELVEMAGASR, encoded by the coding sequence GTGACTGAGAACCGCGGAGGCATCGAGGAGATCTCGATCAAAGACCTGGGTGTCATCGCCGACGCCTCTCTTCCCCTCGGACCGGGCTTCACGGCGATCACCGGCGAGACGGGCGCAGGCAAGACGATGGTGGTCTCCGCGCTCGGGCTGCTGCTCGGAGAGCGGGCGGACACGGGAGCCGTGCGGCTCGGCAGCGCGCAGGCGTGGGTCGAAGGGCGCTGGCGCATCGCGGAGTCGAGTGATGTCGTCGAGCGCGTGCGGGATGCAGGCGGAGATGTCGACCCCGTCGGTGGAGGGGGAGCGGAGCTGGTGCTCACGCGCTCCGTTTCGTCGGAGGGGCGCTCGCGCGCGATCGTCGGGGGCCGCAGCGCTCCGGTGAGCGTGCTCACCGAGCTGGGCGGCCAGCTGGTCGTCGTGCACGGCCAATCCGACCAGATCCGGCTGCGGTCCGCCGTCGCGCAGCGCGAGGCCCTCGATCGGTTCGCCGGTCCCGACTTCGCCGCAGCCGTCGACGCGTACGCCCAGGTCTTCCACCGCTGGCGCGACAACCGCGCCGAGCTGGACGAGCTGGTAGCGGATCAGGACCGGCGCGCCCGTGAGGCCGAAGACCTGCGGATCGCGATGGCCGAGATCGAGGCCGTCGCTCCGCAACCGGGGGAGGACGACGAACTGGCCGAGCGCGCAGAGCGGCTGTCCAACCTCGAAGAACTGCGCCTGGCAGCGGCCAGCGCCCGCGAATTGCTCTCGGCGGAGGAGTCGGAGGGCGCGGATGCGCTCGGTCTCCTCGACAGCGCCAGGAGGCACCTCGAACGCGTCTCCGAGCACGACAGCGCGCTCGTCGCCGTCGCCGAGTCCGTCGCGAACGCCAACTACCTGATCTCCGACGTCGCCGCGCAGCTGTCGACCTATCTGGCGACCCTGGACACCGACGGTGCACGCGAGCTCGAGATCGTGCAGGACAGGCGCGCGGAACTGGCGACCCTCGTGCGCAAGTACGGCCCGACGCTCGCCGACGTGATCGGGGCGCTCGACACCGGAAGCGGCCGCCTGCTCGAACTCGACGGGGACTCCGACAGGATCGAGGAGCTGCGCGCAGAGGTCGAGGCGGACGCCGCCCTCGCCGAGCAGTTGGCGGACGGCCTCAGCGCCCAGCGGCGATCGGCCGCTGAGCGACTGAGCACGGCCGTCTCCGACGAACTGACGGCCCTCGCGATGGCCGACGCGCGCGTGGTGGTCGAGGTCATCCAGCGCGACGAGTTCACGGCCGCGGGCCGCGACCAGGTCTCGATCCTGCTGCAGCCGCACTCCGGCGCGGAGCCGCGGCCGCTCGGCAAGGGCGCATCCGGGGGCGAGCTCTCCCGCGTGATGCTCGCCATCGAGGTCGTCATCGCAGGCACGGACCCCGTGCCCACCTTCATCTTCGACGAGATCGACGCGGGCGTCGGCGGCGCGGCGGCCATCGAGATCGGCCGCAGGCTCGCGAAGCTGGCGGAGACCTCGCAGGTGATCGTCGTCACGCACCTCGCGCAGGTGGCCGCGTTCGCGGGCAACCACCTCACCGTGGTGAAGGGCAGCGACGGCTCGGTCACCGCATCCAGTGTCCGGCAGCTGGGCGGAGACGAGCGCATCGCCGAGATGGCCCGCCTGCTCTCCGGTCTGCCCGACTCCGAGAGCGGACTCGCCCACGCGCGCGAGCTGGTGGAGATGGCGGGAGCGTCGCGGTGA